One part of the Dioscorea cayenensis subsp. rotundata cultivar TDr96_F1 chromosome 2, TDr96_F1_v2_PseudoChromosome.rev07_lg8_w22 25.fasta, whole genome shotgun sequence genome encodes these proteins:
- the LOC120280494 gene encoding nuclear transcription factor Y subunit C-2-like produces the protein MRQAGIYSGILSGGISGRTGPHSLPLARIKKIMKRSGEDVKMISGEAPIVFSKACELFIEELTVRAWMVTLQGKRRTLHKEDVMAAVSATDLFDFLVDLVSVSNGNGHANVVANSHDMVFER, from the coding sequence aTGAGGCAGGCCGGAATATACTCTGGTATACTCTCCGGGGGGATATCGGGGAGGACCGGGCCGCATTCGTTACCGCTTGCAAGGATAAAGAAGATCATGAAGAGGTCTGGAGAGGATGTGAAGATGATATCTGGAGAGGCACCAATTGTGTTTTCAAAGGCATGTGAGTTGTTCATTGAGGAGCTAACTGTTAGAGCATGGATGGTGACTTTGCAAGGCAAGAGGAGAACTCTTCATAAGGAGGATGTTATGGCTGCTGTTTCAGCTACTGATTTGTTTGATTTCCTTGTTGATTTGGTCTCAGTCTCTAATGGTAATGGTCATGCTAATGTTGTGGCTAATTCTCATGACATGGTCTTtgaaagataa
- the LOC120278217 gene encoding LOW QUALITY PROTEIN: probable ascorbate-specific transmembrane electron transporter 1 (The sequence of the model RefSeq protein was modified relative to this genomic sequence to represent the inferred CDS: deleted 1 base in 1 codon), with translation MYGGEANKDFPKALNQGIRANEAKKSERETKTATMTRLSGVPALPFTYVAHVLEVVAAVLVLVWNIHFRGGLAWDSTNKSLIFNLHPVVMVIGFLILGSEAIMSYKGLPFNKEVNKKIHLTLHLIALVLGIWGISAAFKFHNESGIDNLYSLHSWVGLGTICLYGIQWIFGFVTYFYPGGSQALRREALPWHALFGMFVYILALAAAQLGFLEKLTFIESAGVLKYGAEAFLVNFTALVVILLGAAVVISAAIPGPSEDPHSYSSISDA, from the exons ATGTACGGTGGAGAAGCGAATAAGGACTTTCCAAAGGCTTTGAACCAAGGAATCAGAGCAAACGAAGCGAAGAAGAGCGAGCGAGAGACGAAGACGGCCACGATGACCAGGCTTTCCGGCGTTCCGGCGTTGCCGTTCACCTACGTCGCTCACGTACTTGAGGTGGTGGCTGCCGTGCTGGTGCTCGTTTGGAACATCCACTTTCGTGGA GGCCTTGCTTGGGATTCTACTAATAAGTCGCTCATATTCAAT CTTCATCCAGTTGTCATGGTGATTGGTTTCTTAATCCTTGGAAGTGAAG CTATAATGAGTTATAAAGGTCTTCCATTTAATAAAGAAGTAAATAAGAAGATCCATTTGACTCTGCACTTAATTGCTCTTGTTCTGGGTATTTGGGGAATCTCTGCTGCATTCAAGTTTCACAATGAAAGTGGAATCGATAATCTTTACAGCTTACATTCCTGGGTTGGCCTCGGAACTATCTGTTTATACGGCATTCAG TGGATTTTCGGATTCGTCACCTACTTCTACCCGGGCGGTTCACAAGCCCTTCGCCGTGAGGCTCTACCATGGCACGCATTGTTCGGGATGTTCGTGTATATACTGGCACTAGCTGCTGCACAATTAGGCTTTCTGGAGAAGCTCACCTTCATTGAGAGCGCAGGTGTACTTAAATACGGTGCCGAGGCCTTCTTGGTGAACTTCACAGCCCTTGTTGTCATACTGCTGGGGGCTGCTGTTGTTATCTCTGCTGCAATTCCTGGTCCCTCTGAAGACCCTCACAGTTACAGCTCTATATCAGATGCTTAA